From Alphaproteobacteria bacterium, a single genomic window includes:
- the urtC gene encoding urea ABC transporter permease subunit UrtC: MLARNRYFTLSEMVGFAVLAAVIFLVLPAALDSFRLNLFGKYLTYAFVAVGLVLCWGAGGILSLGQGIFFGLGGYCMAMFLKLEASTPEATKIQSTPGIPDFMDWNQLTALPSWWQPFYSLHFTLFAVVAVPTLFAFVIGVAMFKRRVGGVYFAIITQAVAAILTILIIGQQGYTGGVNGITDLRTLQGWDIRTDEAKTVLYFVNGALLFACLFAAHFIAKSKLGRILIAMRDQEDRVRFSGYDVANFKIFVFCVGAAFAAIGGAMFTLQVGFMSPSFVGIVPSIEMVIFCAVGGRLSIFGAVYGALLVNWAKTTFSESFPEIWLLGLGGLFIAVVLVFPNGLAGIYDQYIAPNLRKLLPQRAADKASAPTVRAPAE; this comes from the coding sequence ATGCTTGCGCGCAACCGCTATTTCACCCTGTCGGAGATGGTCGGCTTCGCCGTCCTCGCCGCCGTCATTTTCCTGGTGCTGCCGGCCGCCCTCGACTCCTTCCGCCTCAACCTGTTCGGCAAGTACCTGACCTATGCCTTCGTCGCGGTCGGCCTGGTGCTGTGCTGGGGCGCGGGCGGCATTCTGAGCCTGGGCCAGGGCATTTTCTTCGGCCTGGGCGGCTATTGCATGGCCATGTTCCTGAAGCTGGAAGCCTCCACGCCCGAGGCCACCAAGATCCAGTCCACGCCGGGCATCCCCGACTTCATGGACTGGAACCAGCTCACGGCCTTGCCGTCCTGGTGGCAGCCCTTCTACAGCCTGCACTTCACCCTGTTCGCGGTCGTGGCCGTGCCGACCCTCTTCGCCTTCGTCATCGGCGTCGCCATGTTCAAGCGGCGGGTGGGCGGCGTCTATTTCGCCATCATCACCCAGGCCGTGGCCGCGATCCTCACCATCCTGATCATCGGCCAGCAGGGCTATACCGGCGGCGTCAACGGCATCACCGACCTGCGCACGCTGCAAGGCTGGGACATCCGCACGGACGAGGCCAAGACCGTCCTCTATTTCGTCAACGGCGCGCTGCTGTTCGCCTGCCTGTTCGCCGCCCACTTCATCGCCAAGTCGAAGCTGGGCCGCATCCTGATCGCCATGCGCGACCAGGAGGACCGGGTGCGCTTTTCCGGCTATGACGTGGCCAATTTCAAGATCTTCGTCTTCTGCGTCGGCGCCGCCTTCGCCGCCATCGGCGGGGCGATGTTCACGTTGCAGGTCGGCTTCATGTCGCCGAGCTTCGTCGGCATCGTGCCCTCGATCGAGATGGTGATCTTCTGCGCCGTCGGTGGACGGCTTTCGATCTTCGGCGCGGTCTATGGCGCGCTGCTGGTGAACTGGGCCAAGACCACCTTCTCCGAGAGTTTTCCCGAAATCTGGCTCCTGGGCCTCGGCGGGTTGTTCATCGCCGTGGTGCTGGTGTTCCCGAACGGCCTGGCCGGCATCTACGACCAGTATATCGCCCCCAATCTGCGCAAGCTGCTGCCGCAACGCGCCGCCGACAAGGCGTCCGCGCCCACCGTCCGCGCGCCGGCCGAGTAG
- a CDS encoding acetamidase/formamidase family protein, with protein sequence MHNRWHPDIPIGVWVAPGDDFKVETYDWTGGQIANNDDAADVRDVELEQVHYLSGPIGVKGAKPGDLLVVEILDIGAKDESLWGFNGFFSKQNGGGFLTEHFPLAQKSIWDFHGMFTTSRHVPGVKYAGLIHPGLIGCLPDRKMLDLWNAREKALFDTDPGRVPPLAALPDGGPTAHMGRLKGDAKAAAAAEGARTVPPREHGGNCDIKDLSRGSKVYFPVYVDGAGLSMGDLHFSQGDGEITFCGAIEMAGWLHLKVDLIKDGMAKYGVKNPIFKPSPITPKYDDFLIFEGISVDESGTQHYLDVHVAYRQACLNAIEYLKKFGYSGAQAYAILGTAPCQGHISGVVDIPNACATLWLPTDIFEWDLMPNANGPVKYLDGSVDVPLAPDL encoded by the coding sequence GTGCACAATCGCTGGCACCCGGACATCCCGATCGGCGTCTGGGTCGCGCCGGGCGATGATTTCAAGGTCGAAACCTACGACTGGACCGGCGGCCAGATCGCCAACAACGACGATGCGGCCGACGTCCGCGACGTGGAATTGGAGCAGGTGCACTATCTCTCCGGCCCGATCGGCGTGAAGGGCGCCAAGCCGGGCGACCTGTTGGTGGTCGAAATCCTGGACATCGGCGCCAAGGACGAGAGCCTTTGGGGCTTCAACGGTTTCTTTTCGAAGCAGAACGGCGGCGGCTTCCTGACCGAGCATTTTCCGCTGGCGCAGAAGTCGATCTGGGATTTCCACGGCATGTTCACCACCTCGCGCCACGTGCCGGGCGTGAAATATGCCGGCCTGATCCATCCGGGCCTGATCGGCTGCCTGCCGGATCGCAAAATGCTCGACCTGTGGAACGCGCGCGAAAAGGCGCTGTTCGACACCGACCCAGGCCGCGTGCCGCCGCTCGCCGCCCTGCCCGACGGCGGCCCGACCGCGCATATGGGCCGCCTCAAGGGCGACGCCAAGGCGGCGGCCGCCGCCGAGGGCGCGCGCACCGTGCCGCCGCGCGAGCATGGCGGCAACTGCGATATCAAGGACCTGTCGCGCGGCTCCAAGGTGTATTTTCCGGTCTATGTCGACGGCGCCGGCCTCTCCATGGGCGATCTGCATTTCAGCCAGGGCGACGGCGAGATCACGTTTTGCGGCGCCATCGAAATGGCCGGCTGGCTGCACCTGAAGGTGGACCTGATCAAGGACGGCATGGCCAAATACGGCGTGAAGAACCCGATCTTCAAACCGTCGCCGATCACGCCGAAATACGACGATTTCCTGATCTTCGAAGGCATTTCCGTCGACGAAAGCGGCACCCAACACTATCTGGACGTCCACGTCGCCTATCGCCAAGCCTGCCTGAATGCCATCGAGTATCTGAAGAAGTTCGGCTATTCCGGCGCCCAGGCCTATGCCATTCTCGGCACCGCGCCGTGCCAAGGGCATATCTCGGGCGTGGTCGACATTCCCAACGCCTGCGCCACGCTCTGGCTGCCGACCGACATCTTCGAATGGGACCTGATGCCGAACGCGAACGGCCCGGTGAAATATCTCGACGGCTCCGTCGACGTGCCGCTCGCCCCGGACCTGTAA
- a CDS encoding ABC transporter ATP-binding protein, with translation MASLSLPVVEIDRVTLRHPKAAAPVLRDASLAVGDGEFVCVVGGSGVGKSTLLRAIAGLLETERGDVRVNVPSAPDRRDRSVVFQDSRLLPWRRVAANVALGLTGLRLDQGEAEARVRDALALTGLADFAGRWPHQLSGGQAQRVGIARALAVRPAILLMDEPFSAVDAITRTHLQDELVRIWQASGTSVVFVTHDIAEAVFLGDRVVVLAGAPAGIAADIPVTIPRSRRRDEQASAALVQSIAQRLHA, from the coding sequence ATGGCGTCCCTGAGCCTGCCGGTGGTCGAAATCGACCGGGTTACGCTGCGCCACCCGAAAGCCGCGGCACCGGTCTTGCGCGACGCCTCGCTGGCCGTCGGCGATGGCGAGTTCGTCTGTGTGGTCGGCGGGTCCGGCGTCGGCAAATCCACCCTGTTGCGCGCCATTGCGGGCCTGCTGGAAACGGAGCGGGGGGATGTGCGGGTGAACGTGCCGTCGGCGCCGGACCGCCGCGACCGGTCCGTGGTGTTCCAGGACAGCCGCCTGCTGCCCTGGCGCCGGGTCGCGGCCAATGTCGCGCTCGGCCTGACGGGCCTGCGGCTGGACCAGGGAGAGGCGGAGGCGCGGGTGCGCGATGCGCTGGCGCTCACCGGGCTGGCGGATTTTGCCGGCCGCTGGCCGCACCAGCTTTCCGGGGGGCAGGCCCAGCGGGTCGGCATTGCCCGGGCGCTGGCGGTGCGGCCCGCCATCCTGCTGATGGACGAGCCCTTCAGCGCCGTTGACGCCATCACCCGCACCCATTTGCAGGACGAGTTGGTCCGCATTTGGCAGGCGAGCGGCACGTCCGTTGTGTTTGTCACGCACGATATCGCCGAAGCGGTGTTTCTGGGCGATCGCGTCGTGGTCCTGGCCGGCGCGCCGGCGGGCATTGCCGCCGATATTCCCGTGACCATTCCCCGATCCCGGCGGCGCGACGAGCAGGCGTCGGCGGCCTTGGTCCAGTCCATCGCGCAGCGCTTGCACGCGTGA
- a CDS encoding zinc ribbon domain-containing protein, with protein sequence MPLYEYRCEQDGVFSAMRPMAEYDRPCACPDCGADAPRVMLTVPRVLRMDAVQRQAHATNERAADSPKRLSSHGPGCACCSGGRTASRKTLSRPDGSKSFPTARPWMISH encoded by the coding sequence ATGCCCCTCTACGAATATCGGTGCGAGCAGGACGGCGTGTTCTCGGCCATGCGCCCCATGGCCGAGTACGACCGCCCCTGCGCCTGCCCCGACTGCGGCGCCGACGCGCCGCGGGTCATGCTGACGGTGCCGCGGGTGCTGCGCATGGACGCTGTCCAGCGCCAGGCCCACGCCACCAACGAGCGCGCGGCGGACAGTCCGAAACGCCTTTCCAGTCATGGCCCCGGCTGCGCCTGTTGCAGCGGCGGCCGGACCGCGTCCCGCAAGACGCTCAGCCGGCCGGACGGCTCCAAATCCTTCCCGACGGCCAGACCGTGGATGATCTCGCACTGA
- the urtD gene encoding urea ABC transporter ATP-binding protein UrtD, whose amino-acid sequence MADASEFLLAVEGLTVSFDGFKAVDDLSLYIDPNECRVIIGPNGAGKTTVLDLICGRTKATAGSVKFKGQELLTLREDQIVHAGVGRKFQTPSVYEDLTVFENLEISYPKGHGVFGALFFQRDAAVIERIREVAETIFLDSALNEKAAFLSHGQKQWLEIGMLLIQDPQLLMLDEPVAGMSVAERVKTAELLQRIVRDRSVIVIEHDMKFAEDIATRVTVLHQGKVLSEGSMEHVQADPKVVEVYLGH is encoded by the coding sequence ATGGCAGACGCATCCGAATTCCTGCTGGCGGTGGAAGGGCTCACGGTCTCGTTCGACGGCTTCAAGGCGGTGGACGATCTCAGCCTCTATATCGACCCGAACGAGTGCCGGGTCATCATCGGCCCGAACGGTGCGGGCAAGACCACGGTTCTGGACCTGATCTGCGGCCGCACCAAGGCCACCGCCGGCTCGGTCAAGTTCAAGGGCCAGGAATTGCTGACCCTGCGCGAGGACCAGATCGTCCATGCCGGCGTCGGCCGCAAATTCCAGACGCCGTCGGTCTATGAGGACCTGACCGTGTTCGAAAACCTGGAGATTTCATACCCCAAGGGCCACGGCGTCTTCGGCGCGCTGTTCTTCCAGCGCGACGCGGCGGTGATCGAGCGCATCCGCGAGGTGGCCGAGACCATCTTCCTGGACAGCGCCCTGAACGAAAAGGCCGCTTTTCTCAGCCATGGCCAGAAGCAATGGCTCGAAATCGGCATGTTGCTGATCCAGGACCCGCAATTGCTGATGCTAGACGAGCCGGTGGCCGGCATGTCGGTGGCCGAGCGGGTCAAGACCGCGGAGTTGCTACAGCGCATTGTCCGCGACCGCTCGGTGATCGTGATCGAGCATGACATGAAGTTCGCCGAGGACATCGCCACCCGCGTCACCGTTCTGCATCAGGGCAAGGTGCTGTCCGAGGGCTCGATGGAGCACGTGCAGGCCGACCCGAAGGTCGTCGAAGTCTATCTGGGACACTAA
- a CDS encoding ABC transporter permease translates to MGTLAEPRGHAVRRSAPLRPLRLPRRALLGLAGVLAFVALWKLSHDYAWTGAGTMPDPFKLPRALWDEWTSGRLLPAIGSSLIHYVWGLGIGAVLGMAVGFAAAANDTFEAAHAYIARLLRPIPPLAWVVFAIAWFQVSHAGAAFVIAIGVFWVNYFATHAAVRGVDPRYYELARVFGQGGAVRRSVTVTLPAAAPGMLSGFRTGVGQAWMALIAAELLGVPGMGQEMNSAAGVGAYEAVVIYMFAISAVYAICDFAFVRLENWILQWRP, encoded by the coding sequence ATGGGGACGCTTGCGGAACCCCGAGGGCACGCGGTCCGGCGCAGCGCACCGCTGCGCCCACTGCGCCTGCCCCGTCGCGCACTGCTGGGGCTTGCCGGCGTGCTGGCCTTTGTCGCGCTCTGGAAACTCTCGCACGATTACGCCTGGACCGGTGCGGGCACCATGCCGGACCCGTTCAAGCTGCCCCGGGCGCTGTGGGACGAGTGGACCAGCGGGCGCCTGCTGCCGGCCATCGGCTCCAGTCTGATCCATTACGTCTGGGGGCTGGGCATCGGCGCCGTGCTGGGCATGGCCGTTGGCTTCGCGGCCGCTGCCAACGACACGTTCGAGGCCGCCCATGCCTATATCGCCCGGCTGCTGCGGCCGATCCCGCCGCTCGCCTGGGTGGTGTTCGCCATTGCCTGGTTCCAGGTAAGCCATGCGGGCGCCGCCTTCGTCATCGCCATCGGCGTGTTCTGGGTCAACTATTTCGCCACCCACGCCGCCGTGCGCGGTGTCGACCCGCGCTATTACGAGCTGGCACGGGTGTTCGGCCAGGGCGGGGCGGTCCGCCGGAGCGTCACCGTCACCTTGCCCGCCGCCGCGCCGGGGATGCTGTCCGGCTTCCGCACCGGAGTCGGCCAGGCCTGGATGGCGTTGATTGCCGCCGAACTGCTGGGCGTGCCCGGTATGGGCCAGGAAATGAACTCGGCCGCCGGTGTCGGCGCCTACGAGGCCGTGGTGATCTACATGTTCGCGATTTCGGCGGTCTATGCGATTTGCGACTTCGCCTTCGTCCGTCTGGAGAATTGGATCCTGCAATGGCGTCCCTGA
- a CDS encoding OsmC family protein, which yields MSDLKSIIANMQANLRVRPDSAKATFQSQSRLQDGLRTVAKIRQHEVTVDEPPALGGEDAGPNPVELILAALGTCQEITYRAYATALGIPLENVSVTLAGDLDLRGFFGVDDSVRAGYQRITGTVRLESSADEETLLALRQAVNAHCPVLDIIRQPVPVTLELDIKSPG from the coding sequence ATGAGCGATCTGAAATCCATCATTGCGAACATGCAGGCGAATCTGCGGGTCAGGCCCGACAGTGCCAAGGCGACGTTTCAATCCCAGTCGCGCTTGCAGGATGGCCTGCGGACCGTCGCCAAGATCCGCCAGCACGAGGTGACCGTCGACGAACCGCCGGCGCTCGGCGGCGAGGATGCGGGGCCGAACCCGGTCGAACTGATCCTGGCGGCACTCGGCACCTGCCAGGAAATCACCTACCGGGCTTACGCAACCGCGCTCGGCATCCCGTTGGAAAACGTCTCCGTCACGCTGGCGGGGGATCTGGATCTGCGCGGCTTCTTTGGCGTCGATGACAGCGTGCGCGCGGGCTATCAGCGGATCACGGGCACGGTCCGTCTGGAATCGAGTGCCGACGAGGAGACGCTCCTGGCCCTGCGCCAGGCGGTGAACGCGCACTGCCCGGTGCTGGACATCATCAGGCAACCGGTGCCGGTCACGCTGGAACTGGACATCAAATCGCCCGGTTGA